In the Chroococcidiopsis sp. SAG 2025 genome, one interval contains:
- a CDS encoding KpsF/GutQ family sugar-phosphate isomerase has product MQQILSQPYLKQVTELLKLEAEAIARVAHRLQSEQVEQAVQLLANCQGKVVAIGVGKSGIVARKIAATLTSTGILAVYLHPSDALHGDIGIVSAGDVAIILSNSGETDEILGILPYLKYRQIPFIALVGNLKSTLARSADVALDTSVDKEACPFNLAPTTSTTVSLALGDALAMTLIQVKGFTSQDFAFNHPAGRLGKRLTLRVCDLMHGGSDNPKVVPQASWFEVLRAISEGGLGAVNVVDDTGYLVGVITDGDLRRWLQKVSLTNIETLSAGTMMTSNPTVVSPDLLAYNALQLMENRPQQLSVLPVVDREQQCLGLLRLHDIVRSGL; this is encoded by the coding sequence ATGCAACAAATATTGAGTCAGCCTTACCTCAAACAAGTTACCGAACTCTTGAAATTGGAAGCAGAAGCGATCGCTCGTGTGGCGCATCGGCTTCAGTCGGAACAAGTCGAACAAGCAGTACAGCTATTGGCTAATTGTCAAGGCAAAGTCGTGGCGATCGGTGTTGGCAAGTCAGGAATTGTGGCACGAAAAATTGCAGCTACCCTCACTAGCACGGGGATACTAGCAGTTTACTTGCACCCGTCTGATGCTCTGCATGGAGATATAGGAATTGTTTCTGCTGGGGATGTCGCTATAATTCTCAGTAACAGTGGAGAAACAGACGAGATCTTAGGCATACTACCATATCTTAAATATCGACAGATTCCTTTTATTGCCTTGGTTGGCAATCTCAAGTCAACCCTCGCTCGTAGTGCCGATGTTGCATTAGACACGTCTGTCGATAAAGAGGCTTGTCCTTTCAACTTAGCACCGACAACGAGTACTACAGTTTCATTGGCACTTGGGGATGCATTAGCAATGACATTGATCCAAGTTAAGGGTTTCACTTCACAAGATTTTGCCTTTAATCATCCCGCAGGACGTTTGGGCAAACGTCTAACTTTAAGAGTTTGCGATCTGATGCATGGTGGTTCGGACAATCCCAAAGTCGTACCACAGGCATCTTGGTTTGAAGTACTGCGTGCGATTAGCGAAGGTGGTCTTGGCGCAGTGAACGTCGTTGATGATACAGGATATCTAGTCGGCGTTATCACAGATGGAGACTTACGGCGTTGGTTGCAGAAGGTCAGCCTTACTAATATAGAAACCCTAAGTGCAGGCACAATGATGACAAGTAATCCAACGGTAGTTTCTCCCGATCTCCTTGCTTACAACGCGCTGCAATTAATGGAAAACCGACCACAACAGCTTTCTGTGTTGCCAGTGGTCGATCGAGAACAGCAATGCCTCGGTCTGCTGAGGCTGCATGATATTGTGCGTAGCGGTCTCTAA
- the kdsB gene encoding 3-deoxy-manno-octulosonate cytidylyltransferase, producing the protein MKILAVIPARYNSQRFPGKPLVKIGDRPMVQWVYEAALSCRAFNQVVVATDNADIAECVWSFGGVVEMTRTDHATGTDRVAEVAERYPEMTAIANVQGDQPFVTPQMLTQLVKPYLRGNPPDMTTLACPLAEKDYGDPNAVKVLCDRRDRALYFSRAPIPYYRNHKPAPVFHHLGLYAFRRDFLAMYTKLAPTPLEDCEGLEQLRVLEHGYRITVCHTQTSTTEINTPEDLLQVQVLLAKRVTPVQTDAIKAGILEAE; encoded by the coding sequence ATGAAAATTTTGGCAGTAATTCCAGCTCGTTACAACTCACAGCGCTTTCCTGGCAAACCCTTGGTAAAGATTGGCGATCGCCCCATGGTGCAATGGGTTTATGAAGCGGCACTCAGCTGTCGTGCGTTTAATCAAGTCGTGGTAGCTACGGATAATGCAGATATAGCAGAGTGCGTGTGGAGTTTTGGCGGTGTTGTGGAGATGACTCGTACTGACCACGCTACAGGGACAGACCGAGTCGCGGAGGTAGCGGAACGTTATCCTGAGATGACTGCGATCGCTAACGTTCAGGGTGACCAACCGTTTGTCACTCCACAAATGCTAACACAGCTAGTCAAACCTTATCTGCGCGGTAACCCGCCAGACATGACGACTCTAGCTTGCCCTCTAGCAGAGAAAGACTACGGCGATCCTAACGCGGTCAAGGTACTATGCGATCGTCGCGATCGCGCTCTTTATTTCTCTCGTGCGCCAATTCCTTACTATCGCAACCATAAACCAGCGCCTGTCTTTCATCATTTGGGACTCTATGCTTTCAGGCGTGATTTTTTAGCAATGTATACCAAATTAGCGCCTACACCACTAGAAGATTGTGAAGGGTTAGAGCAACTGCGTGTTTTAGAGCATGGTTATCGAATAACTGTCTGCCACACTCAAACATCGACTACTGAAATCAATACGCCAGAGGATCTGTTACAGGTTCAGGTATTGCTAGCTAAAAGAGTCACTCCAGTTCAAACTGATGCAATCAAAGCCGGAATTTTAGAGGCTGAATAA